From Arachis hypogaea cultivar Tifrunner chromosome 3, arahy.Tifrunner.gnm2.J5K5, whole genome shotgun sequence:
TGGATGAGGTTATATCAGCTGAGTTACCGGATCCAGTTAGATTTCCAAAGTTGTATAGTGTTGTTACTAAATATATGATTCATGGTCCTTGTGGTAAATTAAGACCTTCTTCTCCATGCATGAGAAATGGTGGCTGTTCTAAGTTCTATCCCAAGAAATTTGTTGATGCAACAGGTTTTGATAAAGATGGTTATCCAATATATAGAAGGCGAAGTATGGGgattacttataaaataaatggtgtgGATGTGGATAATCGATTTGTTGTTCCTTATAATCCTATGCTCCTTATGAAATATCGAGCTCATATCAATTTGGAGTTTTATAACAAGTCAAATGTCATCAAGTATTTGTTTAAATACATAAACAAGGGGCCAGACCGCGTCACTGCGTCAATTAGAAATGTACAAACTCAGGAAAATGGTGGTCAAGATGTTGATGAGATTAAGCAATTCTATGATTGTTGCTATCTAGCACCTTGTGAATCTGCTTGGAGACTATTTGCATTTGACATTCATCATAAGTGGCCATCTGTTCAGCGGTTGATATTCCATTTGCCTGGAAAGCAGAATCTATTATTCGCTGATCATGATAAGATTCCTGAAATTGTTGAGAAAAACAAGTATAAGGATACAATGTTTACTGCGTGGATGCGAGCTAATCTTAAGTTCCCGCATGGTAATAAGTTATTATATTCTGAATTTCCAAATCATTTTGTTTACTTGCGTGATTCTCAAGAATGGGTTCCAAGGCAGAGAGGGTTCTCAATTGGAAGGCTAACTTTTATCCATGTTGGTTCGGGTGAGATATTTTATCTGCGTTTGCTGCTCAATGTTCAAAGGGGTTGTAAAAGTTTTGAAAGCATTCGCACTGTTGATGGTGTTGTATATGATTCTTTCAAGGCTGCGTGCAATGCTCTTGGTTTATTGAGTGATGATCAGGAGTTCATTAATGCTATTAAAGAAACTGCAGAATTCTCATCTGGTTTTCAGTTGCGTCAGTTGTTTGTTACATTGTTAGCATCTAATTCAATGAACAAACCAGAGTTGGTTTGGAGAGACACTTGGCGATTGTTAGCGGACGACATTTTATATTATAGAAGATGGGAGTTACAATTGCAAGGTATTTTTTCAAAGTCttgttctatttattattattcagtaAGTTTATTTGTAGATGGTTATGTCATGATAAGTTTACCTTTtatttgtaattcatgtgccttTTTTTTCTCACTTACTTCATAGAGCTTGTGATGACAGAAGAGGAACTTCAAGTTCTTTGTTTgattgaagttgaaaaattattGCAAATGAATGGCAGAAGCTTGAAAGATTATTCCCAAATGCCTTTTCCTAATCAGGATTTGGTTTCCCATTTTTCAAATTCTATGATTATGAATGAGATGAATTATGATGTAGATCAACTTCGAGAAGAACATGATGTAAATTTGAACAAATTGACAGATGAGCAAAAACTGATCTATGGGAGAATAATTGATACAGTTACCAATAAAAGACCTGGATTCTTTTTTGTGTATGGATTTGGTGGAATCGGAAAAACATTTCTGTGGAGATTGTTGTCTTTCTGTCTTCGATCAGAACGGAGAATTGTTTTAAATGTTGCTTCTAGTGGTATTGCATCTTTATTGCTCCCTAATGGGAGGACTGCACACTCATTATTTTGCATCCCCATTGAGCTGAATGAGGAATCTGTTTGTAGTATTAAGAAAGATAGTCAGCGAGCGGAACTCATCCGTcgtgtggtggacgaaattgtgatcacttgtatgtatttataaaagatgtgtactctgagggcattgtttattttcttcacaatctcgttcaactaaccagcaagtgtactgggtcgtccaagtaataaccttacgtgagtaagggtcgaatccacagagattgttggtatgaagcaagctatggtcaccttgtaaatctcagtcaggcaaattaaacattatttatgggtttgaggataggaataataaaaagaaataaataataaaagggatagaacacttatgcagattcattggtgggaatttcagataagcggatggagatgctgtagagctcttggacgcctgctctcctactccttctactcaatccttcttactcctttccatggcaagctttgtataggggttcaccatcagctgtggctactttcattcctcacggggaaataacctgtgcggctgtcactcgcacagctaaccagtctggaggcatcacccatggctgatggctacatcccatcctcgcagtgaaaactatgcaacgcactctgtcacagcacggctaatcaccggttggttcccgctcctactggaatagaatccctcttttgcgtctgtcaccaacgcccagcaggttaaagtttgaagcacgtcacggtcattcatgatcggaatcctactcggaacaccacagacaaggttggactttccggactcccaggatcctactcggaacaccacagacaaggttggaccttccggatccagatgaatgccgccaactatctaacttataccacgaagattctgttggggaatctaagagatacgcattcaagctctgttgcatgtagaacggacatggttgtcaatcacgcgcattcataagtgagaatgataatgagggtaatctgactcatcacattcatcatgttcttgggtacgaatgaatatcttggaataagaataagagagaattgaataaaagataatagaattgcattaatacttgaggtacagcagagctccacacccttaatctatggtgtgcagaaactccaccgttgaaaatacataagcaaagagttcaggcatggccgaatggccagccctctctaacgtgatcacaggatcaaaatacaatccaggatgtctaatacaatagataaatgtcctatatatactagactagctactagggtttacatgagtaagtaattgatgcataaatccacttccggggcccacttggtgtgtgcttgggctgagcttgatgaattcacgtgctaaggcatatcttggcgttgaactctgagttatgacgtgttttgggcgttcaactccggatcatgacgtttttctggcgtttaactccagacagcagcatgaacttggcgttcaacgccaagttacgtcgtcattcttcgaataaagtatggactattatatatttctggaaagccctggatgtctactttccaacgccgttgagagcgcgccaattggagttctgtagctccagaaaatccatttcgagtgcagggaggtcagattccaacagcatcagcagtccttttgtcagccttcttcagagttttgctcaaatccctcaatttcagtcagaatttacctgaaatcacagaaaaacacacaaactcatagtaaagtccagaaatgtgaatttaacataaaaactaatgaaaatatccctaaaagtagctcaaacttactaaaaactatatgaaaacaatgccaaaaagcgtataaattatccgctcatcacaacaccaaacttaaattgttgcttgtccccaagcaactgaaaatcaaataggataaaaagaagagaatatactataaagtccaaaatatcaatgaatattaatttaattagatgagcgggacttgtagctttttgcttctgaacagttttggcatctcactttttcctttgaagtttagagtgattggcttctctaggaacttagaatttcagatagtgttattgactttcctagttaagcatgttgattcttgaacacagctacttatgagtcttggccgtggccctaagcactttgtcttccagtattaccaccggatacacaaatgccacatacacataactgggtgaaccttttcagattgtgactcagctttgctaaagtccccagttagtggtgtccagagctcttaagcacactctcttgctttggatcacgactttaaccactcagtctcaagcttttcacttggaccttcatgacacaagcacatggttagggacagcttgatttagccgcttaggcctggattttatttccttgggccctcctatccattgatgctcaaagccttggatccttgctacccttgccttttggttttaagggctattggctttttctgcttgctttttctttctattttttttcgccactttttttttcaagctttttcactgctttttcttgcttcaagaatcaattcatgaatttttcagtccatcaataacatttctctttgttcatcattctttcaagagccaacaattttaacactcataaacaacaagatcaaaaatatgcactgttcattcattcattcagaaaacaaaaattattgccaccacatcaatataattaaattaaattcactaataatttcgaaaattatgtacttcttgttcttttgaattaaaacatttttcttttaagagaggtgaaagactaatggattttattcatagctttaaggcatggttacacactaatgatcatgaagtagagacacaaaaacatagataaacataacacttaaaaaccgaaaacagaaagaaaataaagaacaaggaatgaatccacctctagtggcgtcttcttcttgaaggaccaatgatgttcttcaactcttctatgtcccttccttgcctttgttgctcctctctcatagctctttgatcttctcttatttcttggagagtgagggcgtgttcatggtgttccacccttagttgttccacattatggctcaagtcttctaaggaggtactgagttgctcccaatagttgttaggaggaaagtgcattccatgaggcatttgttgatgaacttcctcatgttctccttgggggccgtgagggacttcccttgttttctccatcctcttctttgtgatgggcttgtcttcttcaatggagacatctccatctatgatgactccagctgagtagcataaatggcatatgaggtgggggaaggctagccgtgccatgtatgaaggcttgtcagctattttgtagagttcattggatatgacttcatgaacctctacctcctctccaatcatgatgctatgaatcatgattgcccgatccacagtaacttcagatcggttgcttgtagggatgatggatctttggatgaactccaaccatcctctagctacaggcttgaggtccagtcttcttagttggactggtttgcctttggagtctactctccattgggcgccttccacacaaatgtccattaggacttggtccaacctttgattgaagttgaccctccttgtgtaggggcgttcatcaccttgcatcatgggtagatgaaacgccaacctcacattctccggactgaaatctaagtatttcccccgaaccattgtgatatagttctttggattcgggttcatactttgatcatggttccttgtgatccatgcattagcatagaactcttgaaccatcaataatccgacttgttgcatggggttggttatgacttcccaccctcttctttggatctcatgtcggatttccggatactcattctttttgagcttgaaggggacctcagggatcaccttcttctttgccacaacatcatagaagtggtcttggtggcttttggagatgaatctctccttctcccatgattcggaagtggaagcttttgccttcccttttccttttgaggaaactccggtcttgggtgccattgatggtgaatgaaaaataaaaagctaggctttttaccacaccaaacttaaaatttgctcgtccttgagcaaaaagaaaagaagagtagaagaaggagaagagaatttggaagagagggagagaagtgggttcggctatatgagagaagaatgggtagtgttgtgtgaaaatgatgaagaaaagagaggtatttatagggaggggggagggtaggtttcggccattttgggtgggaatgggtgggaaattgaatttgaatgtaatgggggtaggtggggtttatggggaagaggaggttgatgtgaatggtgcatggggtaattgggaagagaaattgatgtgattggtgaaggtttttgggaagggtgacattgagaatgagatttggattaggagagtgtgaataggattaaaagaaaaggtaggtggggatcctgtggggtccacagatcctgaggtggggatcttgtggggtccacaggtcctgaggtaaaaagaaataccattccttcaccctataggcgtgtaaattgccttcatgcaccattctggcgttcaaacgcccattggtgcatgttctgggcgttaaacgcccatgtgatgcttgtttctggcgttgaacgccagtttcaagcttgtttctggcgttcagcgccagattgtcctctgcgtgcgcatcctggcgttaaacgccaggatgttgcttgttttgggcgttcagcgccaggaagatgctctgttctggcgctgaacgctggccagatgcatcttctgggcgctgaacgccggcccgtgcgtcctccagggtgaaaaattttttttcttctgtttttgactctgtttttaatttttttgattttttcgtgactcctcatgatcatgtacctaattaaacacaaaaataacaaagaaataaaataaaataaaattagataaataaaattgggttgcctcccaacaagcgcttctttaatgtcaatagcttgacagtggctctcatggagccacagagcaatcaagtcaatgttgtctagtcccaacaccaaacttagagtttggttatggggcttggacaccaaacttagagtttggttgtggcctcacaacaccaaacttagagtttgactgtgtgggctcttcttgaccttgaactgagagaagctcttcatgctttctctcttttgtcacagagggatggccatgtgcttgaaacacaaggtattctccattcaattgaaggactaactctcctctgttgacatctatcacagcttctgctgtggctaggaaaggtcttcctaggatgatgcattcatcatcttccttcctagtatctaggattaggaaatcagcagggatgtaaaagtcttcaacttttactagcacgtcctctactatcccatgagcttctctcatggatttatctgccaattgcagtgagaacaaagcaggttgcacctcaatgatccctagcttctccattacagagagtggcataaggtttatccctgacccaagatcacatagagctttctcaaagctcatggtgccaatggtgcaaggtattaagaacttgccaggatcttgtttcttttgaggtagagtttcctgaatccaagtatccaaatcactaatgagcaagggaggttcactttcccaagtctcattaccaaacagcttggcattcagcttcatgatagctcctagatattgagcaacttgctcactagtcacatcttcatcctcttcagaggatgaataatagtcagagctcatgaatggcagaaggagatttaatggaatctctatggtctctgtatgagcctcagattcctcaggatccttattaggaagctccttcttgcttggaggacgtcccaggaggtcttcctcactgggattttcgtcctcctcctcctttgtgcattcggccatgttgactaagtcaatggctttgcactctccttttggattctcttctgtattgcttgggagagtactgggaggagtttcaataactttcttactcagctggcctacttgtgcctccaaatttctaatggaggatcttgtttcattcatgaaactgaaggtggcctttgacagatcagagactatattagctaaattagaattattttgttcagaattctctgtctgttgctgagaagatgatggatatggcttactattattcagcctattgcgtccatcATTGTTacaaccttgttgaggtttttgttgatccttccatgagaaatttggatgatttctccatgatgagttataggtgtttccataaggttcacccaaataatcaacctctgccatggcagggttctcaggatcataaacttcttcagaagctacctctctagtactgttggatgcatattgcaatccattcagattttgagagatcatgttgacctgttgagtcaacactttgttctgagccagtatggcattcagagcatcaatttcaagaactcccttcttctgagggaccccattattcacggaattcctctcagaggtatacatgaactggttgtttgcaaccatgtcaatgagttcttgagcctcttcaggcgttttcttcaggtgaatagatccacctgcagaatggtccagtgacattttcgaaaattcagagagaccataatagaatatatctaatagggtccattctgaaaacatgtcagatggacatctcttggtcagctgcttgtatctttcccaagctttatagagggattcaccatctttttgcttgaaggtttgaacatccactcttagcttgctcagcttttgaggaggaaagaatttatctaagaaggcagtgaccagcttatcccaggagtccaggctatccttaggttgtgaatccaaccatattctagctctgtctcttacagcaaaagggaaaagcatgagtctgtagacttcaggattaactccattcgtctttacagtatcacagacttgcaagaattcagttaagaactgataaggatcttcagatggaagtccataaaacttgcagttttgttgcatcaaagcaactagttgaggcttaagctcaaagttattggctccaatggcaggaatggagatgcttcttccatcaaatttggatgttggctttgtgaagtcaccaagcattctccttgcattattattattattttcggctgccatgtccttctcttgttcgaaaatttctgaaaggttgcttctggattgttgtaatttagcttctcttaattttctcttcagagtcctttcaggttctggatcagcttcaacaagagtgcccttttccttgttcctgctcataagaaagagaagaaaacaagaaaagaaagaggaaaactctatgtcacagtatagagattcctttatgttagtagaagaagaaaggggtagagtggaaaagaaacacaactgtgaggatggcagagatgtgagatgagatgttaggatgtgaatgaagagaggtgaagagaagtgttagtaattaaataattaaatagaagaagaaaagagaaaggaattttcgaaaataattttgaaaaaatggttagtgattttcgaaaattaaagatgagatgagattaaaattagaatttaaaacaattaaaaagaatttttgaaaaagagagggagaattttcgaaaattagagagggaagagtagttaggtggttttgaaaaagataagaaacaaacaaaaagttggttagttgattgaaaaagattttgaaatcaaattttgaaaaagataagaagataagaagttagataagatattttgaaatcaaattttgaaaaagataagataaaagataaaaagatatatttgaaaaagatattttgaaaaagatttaattttaaaattgacttaactaacaagaaactacaagataagattctagaacttaaagattgaacctttcttaacaagaaagtaacaaacttcaaatttttgaaccaatcacattaattgttagctaatttttcgaaaattggataaaaagataagaaaaagatttttgaaaaataatttttaaaattttcgaaaatgctaaaaaaatgaaaaagatatgatttttgaaaaagattttgaaaagataagatttttttttaaaattgaaattttgacttgacttgtatgaaacaactaattttgaaaatttttttgaccaagtcaacccaaaatttcgaaaatttggagggaaataaggaaaagatatttttgaaatcaaattttgaatgaaaaacacaaaaaatgacccaaaacatgaaaattttggatcaagacacaagatgcatgcaagaatgctatgaatgtcaagatgaacaccaagaacactatgaagatcatgatgaacatcaagaacataattttgaaaaatttttgatgcaaagaaaacatgcaagacaccaaacttagaaatctttaatgcatgaaaattatgaatgcaaaaatgcacatgaaaaacaacaaaagacacaaaacaagaaatcatcaagatcaaacaagaggacttgtcaagaacaacttgaagatcatgaagaacactatgaatgcatgaattttcgaaaacaatgcaagaaaaattttaaaagcatgcaattgacaccaaacttaaaaattaacacaagactcaaacaagaaacacaaaatatttttgatttttatgattttctaatttttttgtatttttattaattttttcgaaaaacatgtttggaaaaacgaaaaataaaagaaaaattttgaaaaagatttttgaaaagaaaattacctaatctgagcaacaagatgaaccgtcagttgtccatactcgaacaatccccggcaacggcgccaaaaacttggtggacgaaattgtgatcacttgtatgtatttataaaagatgtgtactctgagggcattgtttattttcttcacaatctcgttcaactaaccagcaagtgtactgggtcgtccaagtaataaccttacgtgagtaagggtcgaatccacagagattgttggtatgaagcaagctatggtcaccttgtaaatctcagtcaggcaaattaaacattatttatgggtttgaggataggaataataaaaagaaataaata
This genomic window contains:
- the LOC112779561 gene encoding uncharacterized protein, giving the protein MAKEFYQQRPTEAFSIRLFRHRAADPRVYNEPTVSEIAGLIIGDFDGSDTARDIIVQWRNGDLKRIHETHTLYWPLQYPLLFPYGEDGYQEDIPYRCRLMYIRFDQKNIRSHILQGVEEAMERGDVDACSIGTRIVLPSSFTGGRRYMFNNCQDAMSICKQYGYPDLFITITCNPSWLEFQRYTERSHIAISDRPDLACRLFELKIQSLMNDLKDRVFFGPVNAGMYTIEFQKRGLPHAHILVWLQNVGRLQTTEIMDEVISAELPDPVRFPKLYSVVTKYMIHGPCGKLRPSSPCMRNGGCSKFYPKKFVDATGFDKDGYPIYRRRSMGITYKINGVDVDNRFVVPYNPMLLMKYRAHINLEFYNKSNVIKYLFKYINKGPDRVTASIRNVQTQENGGQDVDEIKQFYDCCYLAPCESAWRLFAFDIHHKWPSVQRLIFHLPGKQNLLFADHDKIPEIVEKNKYKDTMFTAWMRANLKFPHGNKLLYSEFPNHFVYLRDSQEWVPRQRGFSIGRLTFIHVGSGEIFYLRLLLNVQRGCKSFESIRTVDGVVYDSFKAACNALGLLSDDQEFINAIKETAEFSSGFQLRQLFVTLLASNSMNKPELVWRDTWRLLADDILYYRRWELQLQELVMTEEELQVLCLIEVEKLLQMNGRSLKDYSQMPFPNQDLVSHFSNSMIMNEMNYDVDQLREEHDVNLNKLTDEQKLIYGRIIDTVTNKRPGFFFVYGFGGIGKTFLWRLLSFCLRSERRIVLNVASSVLRKIVSERNSSVVWWTKL